The following are encoded together in the Candidatus Flexicrinis proximus genome:
- the ltrA gene encoding group II intron reverse transcriptase/maturase: protein MRKLATADRDKRFGKLYRLVGKMDMLNSAWAHVKENKGSRTPGVDGMTREQVNADVLCKLGEELTTGVYQPEPVQRTYIEKKRSTKKRPLGIPSLRDRTVQEAARRILEALYEPLFRPSSHGFRPKRSTISALRHTAYTYKAGASWIIEGDIKACFDSIPHHVVLNLLRKRIKDERFIDLIRRFLQAGFMEGGKRHDTYSGTPQGGIVSPVLANIVLHEFDVWMEQQGANQPKQVSNREYRARQTAAYKQLTRRIKYLREQLVKGAPFPNRRSAAEIKAELRTLEVERSRTKPSDVQPSIHYIRYADDFLVMLCGKSRTEAETRKARMAAWLKDTLGLTLSEEKTLITHADQKLRFLGYDVQGIRNPNGTRWARLSIPTDAFTSVVERLQDAARYRHAPEMDVFANVNALARGWSQYYCYANDSKHKLSRLTGIVYWLTAHYLARKHNISIRQTMRTHYERDPKTGRLALYTIKPDGKHLFIWNKYPAHRSILSPGGTADDRKPYINTNWAGGRSLERKVQAMAKAKGQCEGCGREGVRLVLHHPNRLRNASQNTKSVAQSGYEQGVKLLCHDCHKDHHHGDMKHQ from the coding sequence ATGCGTAAGTTGGCAACCGCCGACCGTGATAAACGGTTCGGCAAACTCTACCGACTGGTGGGAAAGATGGACATGCTGAACAGCGCATGGGCGCACGTCAAAGAAAACAAAGGCAGCCGTACACCGGGCGTCGACGGGATGACCCGCGAGCAGGTGAACGCAGATGTCCTGTGTAAACTCGGTGAGGAACTCACCACTGGCGTGTATCAGCCTGAGCCTGTACAGCGCACGTACATCGAGAAGAAGCGCAGCACGAAGAAACGTCCGTTGGGCATCCCGTCCCTGCGTGACCGCACCGTACAGGAAGCGGCGCGGCGGATACTCGAAGCGCTCTATGAGCCGTTGTTCCGCCCATCCTCGCATGGTTTTCGCCCGAAACGCAGCACCATCTCGGCGCTGCGACACACGGCATATACCTACAAAGCGGGGGCAAGCTGGATCATCGAAGGCGACATCAAAGCCTGCTTCGACAGTATCCCGCACCACGTCGTCCTGAACCTGCTGCGGAAGCGGATCAAAGATGAGCGGTTTATCGACCTCATCCGCCGCTTTCTGCAAGCCGGGTTCATGGAAGGTGGAAAACGCCACGACACGTACAGCGGCACACCACAGGGCGGCATCGTCAGCCCGGTGCTTGCCAACATCGTCCTCCATGAGTTCGATGTCTGGATGGAGCAGCAGGGCGCGAACCAGCCCAAGCAGGTGAGCAACCGCGAGTATCGGGCGCGGCAGACGGCTGCCTACAAGCAGTTGACCCGCCGCATCAAGTACCTGCGCGAGCAGCTTGTGAAAGGCGCACCGTTTCCCAACCGACGCAGCGCCGCCGAAATCAAGGCGGAACTGCGGACACTGGAAGTGGAGCGCAGCCGGACGAAACCTTCCGATGTGCAGCCGAGCATCCACTACATCCGGTATGCGGATGACTTTCTGGTGATGTTGTGTGGCAAGAGCCGGACAGAAGCCGAAACGCGCAAAGCGCGGATGGCGGCATGGCTCAAAGACACACTCGGATTGACCCTGAGCGAGGAGAAAACCCTCATCACTCACGCCGACCAGAAGCTGCGGTTTCTGGGCTACGACGTGCAGGGTATCCGCAACCCGAATGGGACACGCTGGGCGCGACTGTCCATCCCGACAGATGCTTTTACGTCGGTGGTGGAACGGCTGCAAGATGCGGCCCGCTATCGTCATGCACCGGAAATGGATGTCTTTGCGAACGTGAACGCGCTGGCGCGCGGCTGGAGCCAATACTACTGCTACGCCAACGACAGCAAGCACAAACTCAGTCGCCTGACCGGGATTGTCTACTGGCTGACGGCGCACTATCTCGCGCGCAAGCACAACATTTCCATTCGCCAGACGATGCGGACGCATTACGAGCGTGACCCGAAAACGGGGCGGCTGGCACTCTACACCATCAAGCCTGACGGGAAACATCTGTTCATCTGGAACAAGTATCCCGCACACCGCTCTATCCTGTCACCCGGCGGCACAGCCGACGACCGCAAGCCCTACATCAACACGAACTGGGCAGGGGGTCGCAGTCTGGAACGCAAGGTGCAGGCAATGGCGAAGGCGAAAGGTCAGTGCGAAGGTTGTGGGCGAGAAGGAGTGAGACTCGTTCTGCACCATCCGAACCGCTTGCGAAACGCCAGCCAGAATACGAAGTCGGTTGCCCAATCCGGTTATGAACAGGGCGTGAAACTGCTCTGCCATGACTGTCACAAAGATCACCATCACGGGGATATGAAACACCAATGA